A stretch of the Marivirga tractuosa DSM 4126 genome encodes the following:
- a CDS encoding DUF3098 domain-containing protein, with protein sequence MSEKKKLAFGKSNYILMIAGVLTLIIGFIIMTLDTEQYGFGFLGLTLGPIIVFIGFIIEIFAILKKPKH encoded by the coding sequence ATGTCAGAAAAAAAGAAATTAGCATTTGGAAAAAGCAATTATATCTTGATGATTGCTGGAGTTTTAACCCTTATCATTGGTTTTATTATTATGACTTTAGATACTGAGCAGTATGGCTTTGGATTTTTAGGATTGACATTAGGACCTATTATCGTTTTCATAGGTTTCATCATTGAAATATTTGCTATCCTAAAGAAGCCTAAGCACTAA